A single genomic interval of Blastocatellia bacterium harbors:
- a CDS encoding NAD(P)H-hydrate dehydratase has product MKVLTAAEVREVDRLTTERYGIPSLLLMENAAAQTLRALEQRFGAVADRHILVLCGKGNNGGDGAAFARQAWMRRARVDVLLFARVENASGDARVNFEIVRNLAAHSDALRFFEDVGQPVWHAFRERLAHYDLLVDGLLGTGLERPAEGLYGEVIADLARFAETPRATRIIAIDLPSGLAADREHVIGPTVRADLTVTFTAPKPALVLPPAYLYAGEVVVAPIGSPDELIHSVGAKLNVIEASDVRRWLERTRRQPLSHKGTYGHVLLIAGSRGKPGAACLAARAALAAGAGLVTVATAPSSQSVIVAQVAEAMTEALEETAEGTIAEHALARALDLAAERDVVALGPGLTTHQSTQRFVRELLPRVRCPIIVDADGLNNLAPWPEELHGRERPVIATPHPGEMARLIGATNQYVLENRVSVAREFATAHHVWLVLKGHRTLIAAPNGQVYVNPTGNAGLATAGSGDVLTGILAGCLAQDRGEDPTDAVLAAVYLHGLAGDLAAQRVGTRAMLASDVTAHLGEALAQVGGEDERRSGSLPHALG; this is encoded by the coding sequence ATGAAAGTGCTGACGGCCGCCGAAGTGCGCGAGGTGGATCGGTTGACGACGGAGCGGTATGGGATTCCGAGCCTCCTCCTGATGGAGAATGCCGCCGCGCAGACGCTTCGCGCGCTCGAACAGAGGTTCGGAGCAGTCGCCGATCGGCATATTCTCGTCCTGTGCGGCAAAGGGAACAATGGCGGAGATGGCGCCGCCTTCGCGCGTCAAGCTTGGATGCGGCGTGCGCGCGTGGACGTCCTCCTCTTCGCACGCGTTGAGAATGCTTCGGGAGATGCGCGCGTTAATTTTGAGATCGTTCGAAATCTGGCCGCGCACTCGGACGCATTGCGCTTTTTCGAGGACGTCGGACAGCCGGTATGGCATGCGTTTCGAGAGCGACTGGCGCACTATGATCTCCTCGTGGATGGCCTTTTGGGGACGGGACTGGAGCGACCGGCCGAAGGGCTCTATGGAGAAGTCATTGCGGATCTCGCGCGATTCGCCGAGACCCCGCGCGCGACGCGCATCATCGCAATTGATCTACCATCAGGATTAGCCGCCGATCGTGAGCATGTGATCGGGCCAACGGTGCGCGCTGATCTGACGGTGACCTTCACGGCCCCGAAGCCCGCCTTGGTGCTTCCACCCGCGTACTTGTATGCTGGGGAAGTTGTCGTCGCGCCCATTGGGTCCCCGGATGAATTGATCCATTCGGTGGGAGCGAAGCTGAATGTGATCGAAGCCTCGGACGTGCGCCGCTGGCTGGAGCGGACGCGCCGACAGCCTCTCAGCCACAAGGGGACTTACGGGCATGTCCTATTGATCGCGGGATCGCGTGGCAAGCCGGGCGCGGCCTGTCTGGCGGCGCGCGCGGCGCTCGCTGCAGGAGCGGGATTGGTCACAGTCGCTACTGCACCAAGTAGTCAATCGGTCATCGTCGCGCAGGTCGCCGAAGCGATGACCGAAGCGCTTGAGGAAACAGCGGAAGGGACAATCGCTGAGCACGCGCTGGCTCGCGCGTTGGACTTGGCGGCCGAGCGCGATGTGGTCGCTCTTGGTCCAGGGCTCACGACGCATCAGAGTACGCAGCGCTTTGTGCGCGAGCTTCTCCCGCGCGTGCGGTGCCCGATCATCGTGGATGCCGATGGCCTCAACAACTTGGCACCTTGGCCCGAGGAGCTTCACGGGCGAGAGCGTCCCGTGATCGCGACGCCACATCCGGGCGAGATGGCGCGCTTGATCGGAGCCACGAATCAGTACGTCCTGGAGAATCGCGTCTCGGTCGCGCGCGAGTTCGCCACAGCGCATCACGTTTGGCTCGTGCTCAAAGGTCATCGGACGCTCATCGCCGCTCCGAATGGACAGGTCTATGTAAATCCCACGGGAAATGCGGGATTGGCGACGGCGGGATCGGGCGACGTCCTGACGGGAATTCTTGCCGGATGTTTGGCGCAAGATCGAGGGGAAGATCCCACGGATGCGGTGCTCGCGGCTGTATATCTGCACGGGTTGGCGGGCGATCTGGCGGCTCAGCGCGTGGGCACTCGCGCGATGCTCGCTTCAGATGTGACAGCGCACCTGGGCGAAGCCCTCGCACAGGTGGGAGGAGAAGATGAGCGGCGTTCAGGGAGTCTTCCTCACGCACTCGGCTGA
- a CDS encoding methylenetetrahydrofolate reductase, with product MALLSTLRAKADAGEKTFTVEISPPANYKTMVKTDEMVRALKDFDIAGIAVTNSTGGSFRMNPLSVVETIRAWRPETPIVIHLTARDEGSIRSVYSRADEMNRKAVSDVLILRGDPTPHRSREVDAFKFSTVELVRLIRDYRDEQGYAIDIFVAGHPEYPAHALSKHMAYQRQKVESGADGIIANIITDPTNYVRYVEAALAQGIAVPILPSVIPLTSVRRCLFLQTSLHIPVPRWILERLDGAKSKEEVVRLGIELTIGIVEHLLRAGAPGVNFNLIFPQDIASVAEILRAVRGYATIWEKYKIEDPEEIEYYSLLRGRLS from the coding sequence ATGGCATTGCTCAGCACACTGCGCGCGAAAGCTGACGCCGGTGAGAAGACCTTCACCGTCGAAATCAGTCCGCCCGCGAATTACAAGACCATGGTGAAGACCGACGAGATGGTGCGCGCCCTGAAGGACTTCGATATCGCGGGCATCGCCGTGACCAACAGCACGGGCGGCAGCTTTCGCATGAATCCGCTCTCGGTCGTGGAGACGATTCGCGCCTGGAGACCGGAGACGCCGATCGTCATTCATCTGACGGCGCGCGATGAAGGCTCGATCCGCAGCGTCTACAGCCGCGCCGATGAGATGAATCGAAAGGCGGTCTCCGATGTCCTCATCCTTCGCGGCGATCCGACACCTCATCGTTCGCGCGAAGTGGACGCCTTCAAATTCTCCACGGTCGAATTGGTCCGACTCATTCGGGACTATCGCGATGAGCAGGGGTACGCGATCGACATCTTCGTCGCCGGACATCCGGAATATCCCGCGCATGCGCTCTCAAAGCACATGGCCTATCAACGACAAAAGGTCGAGTCCGGCGCGGATGGCATCATCGCCAACATCATCACCGATCCCACGAACTACGTCCGCTATGTGGAGGCGGCGCTCGCGCAGGGGATCGCGGTCCCAATCCTCCCCTCTGTGATTCCGCTCACGAGCGTGCGTCGCTGTCTCTTCTTACAAACGAGCTTGCACATTCCGGTTCCTCGCTGGATTTTGGAGCGATTGGATGGGGCCAAGAGCAAGGAAGAAGTCGTGCGCCTCGGCATAGAGCTCACTATCGGGATCGTCGAGCATCTGCTGCGCGCGGGAGCTCCCGGAGTGAACTTCAACCTCATCTTCCCGCAGGACATCGCGTCGGTCGCTGAGATCTTGCGCGCTGTTCGCGGCTATGCCACGATCTGGGAGAAATACAAGATCGAGGACCCCGAGGAAATCGAGTATTACAGCCTATTGCGTGGCCGCCTTTCTTAA
- a CDS encoding cytochrome-c peroxidase, translating to MRCTKLLVLGLILVGFGIGMGGTRTSAPSPQKFQIQIPLGIPADLWEMMIPADNPMTEAKVALGRDLYFDKRLSVDNTVSCATCHDPRFAFTDGKPVSEGVGGKKGARNAPTVLNAMFNEEQFWDGRAKTLEEQVLQPLINPVEMAMPSHDAVVAKVRGIPEYVRRFQEVFGGRNPVTIENIAKAIAAFERTLLSGDSPFDRFIAGNPNAISEAARRGWELFKGKARCITCHEFNPSSPFFTDFKYHNIGIGMKATQNFEPLVRQIQQMAQENRLTAEALDRLALTEGFSELGRFLVTRQPKDLGAFKTSPLRDIELTAPYMHDGSLKTLREVIDFYDRGGEPNPNLDGGIVKLNLTEQEKADLEEFLKSLTSDWVRRVARGEIKLAAGPTSENPTPNLARGSRSSRR from the coding sequence ATGAGATGCACGAAGCTGCTCGTCCTGGGACTCATCCTCGTCGGGTTCGGCATTGGGATGGGGGGAACACGCACGAGTGCTCCTAGCCCCCAGAAGTTTCAGATCCAGATCCCCTTGGGGATCCCTGCCGATCTCTGGGAGATGATGATTCCAGCCGATAATCCAATGACCGAAGCCAAGGTCGCCCTCGGTCGCGATCTCTATTTCGATAAGCGGCTTTCCGTAGACAATACCGTCAGCTGCGCGACCTGTCACGACCCGCGCTTCGCGTTCACTGATGGGAAGCCCGTCTCCGAAGGAGTTGGGGGCAAAAAGGGCGCGCGGAATGCGCCGACGGTGCTGAACGCGATGTTCAATGAGGAGCAATTCTGGGATGGACGAGCGAAGACGCTCGAAGAACAAGTCTTGCAACCGCTCATCAATCCCGTCGAGATGGCCATGCCCTCGCATGATGCCGTCGTGGCGAAGGTCCGTGGCATCCCGGAATACGTCCGGCGCTTCCAAGAAGTCTTCGGCGGGCGCAATCCGGTGACCATCGAGAACATCGCCAAGGCGATCGCTGCCTTCGAGCGCACGCTCCTTTCGGGGGATTCGCCCTTTGATCGCTTCATAGCGGGCAATCCGAACGCCATCAGCGAGGCCGCTCGCCGTGGGTGGGAGTTATTCAAGGGGAAAGCTCGCTGCATCACCTGTCATGAGTTCAATCCATCCTCGCCCTTCTTCACCGATTTCAAGTATCACAACATCGGCATCGGCATGAAAGCCACGCAGAATTTCGAACCGCTCGTGCGGCAGATTCAGCAAATGGCCCAGGAGAATCGCCTGACGGCGGAAGCGCTCGATCGGCTCGCGCTCACCGAAGGATTCTCCGAGCTCGGGCGCTTTCTCGTGACCCGTCAGCCGAAAGACTTGGGGGCGTTCAAGACCTCCCCCTTGCGCGACATCGAGCTAACGGCCCCCTACATGCACGATGGGAGTTTGAAGACGCTCCGCGAAGTGATTGATTTCTACGACAGGGGCGGCGAGCCCAATCCGAATCTCGACGGTGGGATCGTGAAGCTCAATCTCACCGAGCAAGAGAAGGCGGATCTAGAGGAGTTCCTGAAAAGTCTGACGAGCGATTGGGTGCGGCGGGTCGCTCGTGGGGAGATCAAGCTGGCCGCCGGACCCACTTCCGAGAATCCGACGCCGAACCTGGCGCGTGGTTCTCGGTCTTCGAGGAGGTGA
- a CDS encoding metallophosphoesterase: MWPLKWKKREQEYRRQREEFFEAVKRLNRRDFLKIASLSAAVFTAKHVVPPHSFQVVDVVRADPQEKPLFRFAYISDTHLYERELNERFVNAALRAVRDVNALNPPPDFVIFGGDLAQLGQAKELELGKQILSELKVPVKMMVGEHDWFLDMGEKWRELFGPENYSFDHKGVHFIVLMSVHEKDFWTARGMTPMERMLTVAQLDNPLQSPFEVGEAGREWLRRDLAKVSKDTPIIIFSHSPLYKYYRPWNFWTEDAEEIHKMLAPFKSVTVIHGHTHQLLTNRIQNIHFHGMLATAWPWPYAPEGLPKLTVPMNRPDPFDEADGTGWGTVDVHRDGYVDKHYNLWSRNPITVAKAYLESWGKEAIPPAPELPPY; encoded by the coding sequence ATGTGGCCTTTGAAATGGAAGAAACGCGAACAGGAGTATCGTCGGCAGCGTGAAGAATTCTTCGAGGCTGTGAAGCGGCTCAACCGTCGGGACTTCCTGAAAATCGCGAGTCTCTCGGCGGCCGTCTTCACGGCGAAACACGTTGTCCCACCCCATTCGTTCCAAGTCGTGGACGTCGTGCGGGCCGATCCGCAGGAGAAGCCACTCTTCCGCTTCGCTTACATCTCCGATACGCACCTGTATGAGCGGGAGCTGAACGAACGCTTCGTGAATGCGGCCTTGCGCGCCGTGCGCGATGTCAATGCCCTGAATCCGCCTCCGGATTTCGTGATCTTCGGCGGCGATTTGGCGCAGCTCGGGCAGGCGAAAGAGTTGGAGCTGGGGAAGCAGATCCTGAGCGAGCTGAAGGTGCCGGTGAAGATGATGGTCGGCGAGCACGATTGGTTCCTCGACATGGGCGAGAAATGGCGCGAGTTGTTCGGGCCCGAGAATTACTCCTTCGATCATAAGGGCGTGCACTTCATCGTCCTGATGAGCGTGCACGAGAAGGACTTCTGGACCGCGCGAGGGATGACGCCCATGGAGCGCATGCTCACGGTCGCGCAGCTTGATAATCCCCTCCAGAGCCCGTTCGAGGTGGGCGAGGCAGGACGTGAGTGGTTGCGGCGCGATCTGGCAAAAGTCTCCAAGGACACGCCCATCATCATCTTCTCGCACTCGCCACTCTACAAGTACTATCGCCCGTGGAACTTCTGGACCGAGGATGCGGAGGAGATTCACAAGATGCTCGCTCCGTTCAAGTCGGTGACGGTGATCCATGGGCACACGCATCAGTTGCTGACGAATCGGATCCAGAACATCCACTTCCACGGGATGCTCGCGACGGCCTGGCCGTGGCCCTACGCTCCAGAGGGCTTGCCGAAGTTGACCGTGCCGATGAATCGTCCGGATCCTTTCGACGAAGCCGATGGGACAGGATGGGGGACCGTGGACGTGCATCGCGACGGCTACGTGGACAAGCATTACAACCTCTGGAGCCGAAACCCGATCACGGTCGCCAAGGCCTATCTGGAATCGTGGGGGAAGGAGGCGATCCCTCCGGCTCCCGAATTACCACCCTACTAG
- the tsaE gene encoding tRNA (adenosine(37)-N6)-threonylcarbamoyltransferase complex ATPase subunit type 1 TsaE produces the protein MSGVQGVFLTHSAEETRALAEGLARSLQTPAVFLLIGELGAGKTVFAKGLAAGLDIDPDEVTSPSFTLVNLHHGRWPFYHIDLYRIDDPRAVIEHLGLAEILAAPAVVAIEWGEKVPIQWLEQKAGTPRLIYRVEFLWLDETTRQVTIRCDAPHSAPSDT, from the coding sequence ATGAGCGGCGTTCAGGGAGTCTTCCTCACGCACTCGGCTGAAGAGACGCGCGCATTGGCTGAAGGCCTCGCGCGTTCCCTCCAGACGCCAGCGGTTTTCCTCCTTATCGGAGAGCTGGGCGCGGGGAAGACGGTCTTCGCGAAAGGTTTGGCCGCAGGATTGGATATCGATCCCGACGAGGTCACCAGCCCCTCGTTCACCCTCGTCAATCTCCATCATGGGCGATGGCCTTTCTACCACATTGACCTCTATCGCATCGATGATCCACGCGCGGTCATTGAGCATCTAGGTTTGGCGGAGATCCTGGCCGCTCCGGCAGTGGTCGCCATCGAATGGGGAGAGAAAGTGCCGATCCAATGGCTCGAACAAAAGGCGGGAACGCCACGCCTTATTTACCGCGTCGAATTCCTTTGGCTGGACGAGACGACACGCCAAGTGACGATCCGCTGTGATGCGCCCCACTCGGCGCCGTCGGATACTTGA
- a CDS encoding sugar phosphate nucleotidyltransferase, giving the protein MNGVAVTRGLAHQVLTIVLGFGQGARLFPLTAERAKAALPFIGQYRLIDLALSQCLNAGLRRIYVLTQFNSLSLNRHVMQTYRFGRLSESVEFVEVIAAEQTLESQQWYRSPTDAIRRAWRHFEPWPARHILILPGDCVGWIALQDVIAFHVETEADLTLVVVAADETVARTRGVVRVAGARVDSPRPSDWRVLRYQEEPRQDTLREFRMADGNAPYLIATGIYLFRREALASLLEQALGPFDFGLELLPLAVAQSRVYAYWHRGYWEEMSTISAYYDAHMRMLDAEPPLSFYDPNAPLCTRPRYLPPAKIRESEIVNSMIANGSLVTGARIERSMLGLRSRVEKGAHLDGVIAFGAEYFPSPEEQERDRALGLPPIGIGEGAVIRRAILDRNVRIGAGARIVNEAGLQHADGPNYYIREGIVIVPKNSVIPEGQVI; this is encoded by the coding sequence ATGAACGGGGTGGCGGTCACACGCGGGCTCGCGCACCAGGTTTTGACCATCGTGTTGGGATTTGGACAAGGAGCGCGCCTTTTCCCTCTGACGGCGGAGCGGGCGAAAGCCGCATTGCCCTTCATCGGACAGTATCGGCTCATTGATCTAGCCCTCAGCCAATGTTTGAATGCCGGGCTGCGGCGCATTTACGTCCTCACGCAATTCAACTCGCTTTCGCTCAATCGGCACGTGATGCAGACGTATCGGTTCGGGCGGCTCTCCGAATCGGTGGAATTCGTCGAGGTCATCGCGGCTGAGCAAACCTTGGAGAGCCAACAATGGTATCGCAGTCCCACTGATGCCATCCGCCGCGCCTGGCGACATTTCGAGCCGTGGCCGGCGCGACATATCCTAATCCTTCCTGGAGACTGCGTTGGCTGGATCGCCTTGCAAGACGTCATCGCCTTCCACGTAGAGACAGAGGCGGATCTCACGCTGGTCGTCGTCGCAGCCGATGAAACGGTAGCACGCACGCGGGGAGTCGTGAGGGTCGCAGGCGCGCGCGTGGATTCTCCTCGGCCATCGGACTGGCGTGTCCTTCGGTATCAGGAAGAGCCGCGCCAGGATACTTTGCGAGAATTTCGCATGGCGGATGGGAACGCGCCGTACTTGATCGCTACGGGAATTTACCTTTTTCGGCGAGAGGCACTCGCGTCGCTTTTGGAACAGGCTTTGGGACCCTTCGACTTCGGATTGGAGCTGCTTCCACTGGCTGTCGCTCAATCTCGAGTCTACGCCTATTGGCATCGTGGGTATTGGGAAGAGATGAGCACCATCAGCGCCTACTACGATGCGCATATGCGGATGCTCGACGCAGAGCCGCCGCTCTCTTTCTACGATCCGAACGCGCCGCTTTGCACGCGCCCGCGCTATCTTCCCCCGGCCAAGATCCGCGAGAGCGAGATCGTGAACTCCATGATCGCCAACGGCTCTTTAGTGACGGGCGCGCGGATAGAGCGCTCAATGCTCGGGCTCCGCAGCCGCGTGGAGAAAGGTGCTCATTTGGACGGCGTGATCGCTTTCGGCGCGGAATACTTCCCCTCGCCAGAAGAGCAGGAGCGGGATCGTGCCCTTGGTCTCCCGCCGATCGGCATTGGAGAAGGCGCTGTCATTCGCCGCGCGATCCTCGATCGGAACGTGCGTATCGGTGCTGGCGCGCGCATCGTGAACGAAGCTGGACTTCAACACGCCGACGGGCCGAATTACTACATTCGGGAAGGCATTGTGATCGTCCCCAAAAATAGCGTCATCCCAGAGGGGCAGGTGATTTGA
- a CDS encoding DVUA0089 family protein — MTRRIALILSAMVLLGPFHSFRLWAGGPIAFTRGGLPFRWNPTRPITYTLDQGSLGSLSHADAAALVRAAFETWASVPTARLRFQMVGLTSVDVTGMNVLSFMNEIIRQCTEQRLCTNPVILDSDGSAMDALLGRGSSTRLGAWAAPLTMTDAEILQGVILINGRFATTPDRLRGFLTHEIGHFLGLDHSQLNSEAVFDADPTNDHTVPTMFPFFTAQFRVEEWATLHLDDRVAISNLYPAPDFGLTTGTIRGRIRYADGHGFMGANVIARKVDDPRLTAVSTISGYRYIGTVPKSDKSFRLGYVGSDDPDLFGYYELRGLPPGTYTVEIEPIDPRFTDASRVGPLDPPSPLPAPPEFYSGPGESDRDDPNDRALITVFPGMVVENADIILNTSVARPSNDDCASATPISGTSFVDRVNVWTATSVATDPLQSCTGGRRGSQSVWYSFTPPSNGTITLSTLGSSYDTTIAVYTGSCPALREIACNDDWGFLATSQLTVNVRAATTYLIAITSAGGPVPRPQDATLAFTFRFSSTSAPFSTSATSAVERMSEGMVNETEPNNTLATANSIVPDTTIVGTLDPANDVDFFAFEASAGQQVIIDVDAQSLTPKSPADTVVTLYDSSGRQLAENDDESSDTRDSLLRFTVPAAGRYIFRIRDFSQRGGPNFAYRVRVALTGGVPPGRFTEAEPNNSVAQANPITPNVTIRGVLDPQGDVDFFAFQASAGQRVRIDVAAKRLTPPSAADTIVALFDSSGRKLAENDDRAPGQLDSLLEFTFTAAGRYVFSIRDFGNKGGRDFTYEASVTLTGGAPARVNESEPNNAFAQAQAITPDVLIVGRLDPAGDVDFFSFTANPGQRLTVDINARSLTPPSEADTIVTLFDSNGQQLAENDDAEGALDSLLTFEIPRSGQYFVRIRNFSPKGGPSYTYEALVTLTGAAPPPPGMAMESEPNNSLTQANAITPNVTVSGTINPAGDVDFFAFEARRGQQLVIDLDARSLMPPSPLDTVVTLFDSRGQQLAENDDAEGSTDSRLSFTIPADGRYFFRVRSFDGKGGPNYIYRATVTLTGAARPQETEPNNEFAQANQLPPETPITGTINPAGDADVFFFDSERSDVVTITVRAKTLTPPSPATLKLELFFGMVKLAESVASDTRDPSLTFVTLPLFGRYFVRLTEAQGRGGPTFTYELTLTIR, encoded by the coding sequence ATGACTCGTCGAATCGCTCTCATCCTCAGCGCAATGGTCCTCCTTGGGCCCTTTCACTCCTTCCGCCTTTGGGCCGGCGGCCCCATAGCCTTTACCCGAGGGGGTCTGCCGTTCCGCTGGAACCCGACGCGGCCGATCACATACACGCTCGATCAAGGGTCGCTCGGCTCACTCTCTCACGCAGATGCCGCAGCGCTCGTCAGAGCGGCCTTCGAGACCTGGGCGAGTGTCCCTACAGCGCGCCTTCGATTCCAAATGGTCGGCCTCACGAGCGTAGATGTGACCGGCATGAACGTGCTCTCCTTCATGAACGAGATCATCCGCCAGTGCACCGAGCAACGCCTCTGCACGAACCCAGTGATCCTGGATTCCGATGGGAGCGCCATGGACGCTCTCCTTGGACGGGGCAGCAGCACTCGTTTGGGAGCGTGGGCCGCCCCACTCACAATGACGGATGCTGAAATCCTCCAAGGCGTCATCCTCATCAACGGGCGCTTCGCCACAACGCCGGATCGGCTTCGCGGCTTCCTCACCCACGAGATCGGTCATTTCCTCGGCCTCGATCATTCCCAGCTCAACTCGGAAGCCGTCTTCGACGCTGACCCGACCAACGATCACACGGTTCCCACGATGTTTCCCTTCTTCACCGCGCAATTTCGCGTCGAGGAGTGGGCCACGCTGCATCTCGATGATCGAGTGGCGATCTCCAACCTCTATCCCGCGCCCGACTTCGGGCTGACGACCGGGACGATCCGCGGACGCATCCGCTACGCCGACGGCCATGGCTTCATGGGGGCGAACGTCATCGCGCGGAAAGTGGATGATCCGCGACTGACGGCTGTCTCCACTATCTCCGGATACCGCTACATTGGCACCGTTCCGAAGTCGGACAAATCGTTTCGCCTGGGATACGTGGGCTCGGACGATCCCGATCTGTTCGGATACTACGAGCTTCGAGGGCTTCCTCCCGGCACCTATACGGTCGAGATCGAGCCTATTGATCCGCGCTTCACTGATGCCTCACGTGTCGGCCCGTTGGATCCCCCTTCCCCTTTGCCGGCGCCCCCCGAATTCTACAGTGGCCCTGGAGAATCTGATCGCGATGATCCGAACGATCGCGCGCTCATCACTGTCTTCCCCGGGATGGTCGTCGAGAATGCGGACATCATCTTGAACACTTCGGTCGCGCGCCCGTCGAACGACGACTGCGCTTCGGCGACACCGATCTCTGGCACATCGTTCGTGGATCGAGTGAACGTCTGGACGGCGACCTCGGTGGCGACTGACCCCCTGCAATCCTGCACAGGAGGAAGGCGCGGCAGCCAAAGCGTATGGTATAGCTTCACCCCTCCGAGCAACGGGACGATCACGCTGAGCACACTCGGAAGTAGCTACGATACGACCATCGCCGTCTACACGGGCTCATGCCCCGCGCTCCGGGAGATCGCCTGCAACGACGATTGGGGCTTCCTGGCCACTTCTCAGCTCACAGTGAACGTGAGAGCAGCAACGACTTACCTCATCGCGATCACGAGCGCTGGGGGGCCGGTCCCTCGGCCGCAAGACGCCACGCTCGCGTTCACCTTCCGCTTCAGCAGCACGAGCGCGCCGTTCTCCACATCGGCGACGTCTGCTGTTGAGAGGATGAGCGAAGGAATGGTGAACGAGACGGAGCCGAACAACACGCTCGCGACGGCGAATTCGATCGTCCCCGATACCACCATTGTGGGCACCTTGGATCCAGCCAATGACGTGGATTTCTTCGCCTTCGAAGCCAGTGCCGGACAGCAGGTGATCATTGACGTGGATGCGCAATCGCTCACGCCGAAATCTCCGGCTGATACGGTCGTCACGCTCTACGACAGCAGCGGGCGACAATTGGCCGAGAACGACGACGAATCCTCGGACACGCGGGATTCGCTCTTACGCTTCACCGTGCCCGCAGCAGGCCGATACATCTTTCGCATTCGCGATTTCTCGCAACGTGGCGGGCCGAACTTCGCCTATCGAGTGCGCGTGGCCCTCACGGGCGGCGTTCCCCCCGGTCGCTTCACTGAAGCCGAGCCGAATAATTCCGTCGCGCAAGCGAATCCGATCACACCGAATGTAACGATCCGCGGCGTGCTCGATCCTCAGGGCGACGTGGACTTCTTCGCCTTCCAAGCGAGCGCCGGACAACGCGTGCGGATTGATGTCGCGGCCAAGCGGCTCACTCCTCCTTCGGCGGCTGATACGATCGTCGCGCTTTTCGACAGCAGCGGGCGAAAACTGGCCGAGAACGATGATCGCGCGCCCGGACAGCTCGATTCTCTGCTCGAGTTCACGTTCACCGCCGCCGGACGCTATGTCTTCAGCATCCGGGACTTCGGGAACAAAGGCGGACGAGACTTCACCTACGAAGCTTCCGTCACCCTCACTGGAGGCGCGCCCGCGCGAGTGAACGAATCCGAACCCAATAACGCCTTCGCCCAAGCTCAGGCGATCACGCCCGATGTCCTCATCGTGGGAAGGCTTGATCCAGCTGGCGACGTGGACTTCTTCTCATTCACGGCCAATCCCGGTCAGCGCCTGACGGTGGATATCAATGCGCGCTCGCTCACGCCGCCGTCCGAGGCGGATACCATTGTCACGCTCTTCGATAGCAACGGGCAACAGCTCGCGGAGAACGATGACGCCGAAGGCGCGCTCGACTCGCTCCTCACATTTGAAATCCCCCGTTCGGGGCAGTACTTCGTGCGCATCCGCAACTTCAGCCCGAAAGGCGGTCCCTCTTACACGTATGAGGCGCTCGTCACGCTGACGGGAGCCGCTCCCCCTCCTCCCGGCATGGCGATGGAATCGGAGCCGAATAATTCGCTGACTCAGGCGAATGCGATCACGCCGAATGTGACCGTAAGCGGGACGATCAACCCAGCGGGCGACGTGGACTTCTTCGCCTTCGAAGCCAGACGCGGCCAACAGCTCGTCATTGATCTGGACGCGCGCTCGCTCATGCCGCCTTCGCCTTTGGATACGGTCGTCACGCTCTTTGACAGTCGCGGCCAGCAATTGGCCGAGAACGATGATGCCGAAGGTTCGACCGATTCGCGGCTCAGCTTCACGATTCCCGCTGACGGTCGCTATTTCTTCCGCGTGCGCAGCTTCGACGGGAAGGGCGGGCCGAACTATATCTACCGAGCTACGGTGACGCTCACGGGCGCCGCACGCCCGCAGGAGACGGAGCCCAATAATGAATTCGCACAAGCGAATCAACTCCCACCAGAGACGCCGATCACGGGGACGATCAATCCCGCCGGAGACGCAGACGTTTTCTTCTTCGACAGCGAGCGCAGTGATGTGGTGACGATCACGGTCAGAGCGAAGACGCTCACGCCTCCTTCTCCAGCGACGCTCAAGCTCGAGCTTTTCTTCGGGATGGTGAAGCTCGCAGAGAGCGTCGCCTCAGATACGCGCGATCCTTCGCTGACTTTCGTCACCCTGCCCCTTTTCGGACGCTATTTCGTGCGCCTCACCGAAGCCCAAGGCCGCGGCGGCCCGACTTTCACCTATGAGCTCACTCTCACCATCCGATGA